A region of Catenibacterium mitsuokai DNA encodes the following proteins:
- a CDS encoding EcsC family protein, which yields MNKIKLEDVIENTGNEVKKAVSKGKDIVFDSKDKVFDALDINKDGRVDTEDIIILGLRIPGVRIDREDFLRKQFMKNYANDVIQDAVKFNPAHAGITVEEIDNIADQVIQYERNCVSGISLALGAPGGVAMFATLPTDIAQYYGYMLRAIQKLLYLYGFPEINVENGVNIDDETMNLITLCLGVMYGVEGSVASIKILSNALGKGVEKKLLQKALTKGTFYPIVKKISRWFSVCMTKQVFAGFFRKAIPVVGGVVGGGITYLSFKPCCDNLKKSLQDTALCNPSSRKSFDEFDVIDA from the coding sequence ATGAATAAAATTAAATTGGAAGATGTTATTGAAAATACAGGAAATGAAGTTAAAAAGGCTGTTTCAAAAGGCAAAGATATTGTTTTTGATTCTAAGGATAAAGTATTTGATGCTTTAGATATTAATAAAGATGGAAGAGTGGATACTGAAGATATAATTATTCTTGGGCTAAGAATACCGGGTGTTCGTATTGATCGAGAAGACTTTTTGAGAAAGCAATTTATGAAAAACTATGCAAATGATGTTATTCAAGACGCAGTAAAGTTCAATCCAGCACATGCAGGTATAACAGTTGAAGAAATTGATAATATAGCAGATCAAGTAATCCAATATGAAAGAAATTGTGTAAGTGGTATTTCCTTAGCATTGGGTGCTCCTGGTGGAGTCGCTATGTTTGCTACATTGCCAACAGATATTGCTCAATATTATGGGTATATGCTAAGAGCTATACAGAAATTGTTATATCTGTATGGTTTTCCTGAAATAAATGTTGAAAATGGTGTGAATATTGATGACGAGACTATGAATCTTATTACTTTATGTTTGGGTGTAATGTATGGAGTAGAGGGCTCAGTTGCAAGCATTAAGATACTTTCTAATGCGTTAGGAAAAGGAGTAGAGAAAAAACTATTACAAAAAGCACTAACAAAAGGCACTTTCTATCCTATTGTAAAGAAAATCTCAAGATGGTTTAGTGTGTGTATGACTAAACAGGTTTTTGCTGGTTTCTTTAGAAAAGCAATTCCTGTAGTTGGTGGTGTTGTTGGTGGAGGAATAACTTATTTATCATTTAAACCTTGCTGTGATAATTTGAAAAAGTCATTACAGGACACGGCGTTATGTAATCCAAGTTCAAGAAAATCATTTGATGAGTTTGATGTAATAGATGCTTAA
- a CDS encoding restriction endonuclease subunit S, producing MEYKKLGDIATYINGYAFKPEQRGSEGLPIIRIQDLTGNAYDLGYYNGDYPKKIELNDGDVLISWSASLGVYLWNRGKALLNQHIFKVVFDKVEIDKLYFMYAVEYSLDKMSLKTHGATMKHITKKDFDNVVIPYPDLDYQKEISYRLTSLKGIIEKYQEQLDLLDELIKARFVEMFGDPNIEFKYSSVKFNDLVARMTKGPFGSDMKKDLFVPKGEDTYKVYIQINAIQKNQSLGEYYISKEYFDRKVSRFELFPNDYIITCDGTLGKYLKLDENMEKGVISPSLLRLTLQNDKINDKYFENIWDFYMLGLMKKEARNACLVHLPSAKKIGEISIPVPPLELQNQFASFVQEIDKSRSRIQKSLEASQELFDSLMQEYFG from the coding sequence GTGGAGTATAAAAAACTTGGTGATATAGCTACTTATATAAATGGTTATGCATTTAAGCCAGAACAGAGAGGTAGTGAAGGATTACCTATAATCAGAATACAAGATCTCACTGGTAATGCTTATGACTTGGGATATTACAATGGAGATTACCCTAAGAAAATAGAGTTAAATGATGGAGATGTATTAATTTCTTGGTCTGCCAGTTTAGGTGTATATCTTTGGAATCGTGGTAAAGCATTATTAAATCAACATATCTTTAAAGTTGTATTTGATAAAGTTGAAATTGACAAATTATATTTCATGTACGCTGTTGAATACAGTTTAGATAAGATGTCTTTAAAGACACATGGAGCCACAATGAAACACATTACAAAGAAAGACTTTGATAATGTTGTTATTCCGTATCCTGATTTAGATTATCAAAAAGAAATTTCATATAGACTTACTAGTTTGAAGGGAATAATCGAGAAGTATCAAGAACAATTAGATTTATTAGATGAGCTTATCAAAGCCCGATTTGTGGAGATGTTTGGGGATCCTAATATTGAGTTTAAATATAGTTCTGTAAAGTTTAATGATTTGGTTGCAAGAATGACAAAAGGTCCTTTCGGAAGTGACATGAAAAAAGATTTGTTTGTTCCAAAAGGAGAAGATACATATAAAGTGTATATTCAAATAAATGCTATTCAAAAAAATCAATCACTTGGAGAGTATTATATATCAAAAGAATACTTTGATAGAAAAGTATCAAGATTTGAATTATTTCCAAATGATTATATTATTACTTGTGATGGAACTTTAGGTAAGTATTTAAAACTTGATGAGAATATGGAAAAGGGTGTAATTTCTCCTTCTTTATTAAGACTGACATTGCAAAATGATAAAATCAATGATAAATATTTTGAAAATATTTGGGATTTTTATATGCTAGGACTTATGAAGAAAGAAGCTCGTAATGCCTGTTTAGTACATTTGCCATCCGCTAAAAAAATAGGAGAAATATCAATTCCTGTTCCTCCTCTAGAACTCCAGAACCAGTTCGCATCATTCGTACAAGAAATCGATAAATCAAGGTCTCGTATACAGAAGTCATTAGAAGCATCACAAGAACTATTTGATAGTTTAATGCAAGAGTATTTTGGTTAA
- the xerA gene encoding site-specific tyrosine recombinase/integron integrase — translation MKETIIKEIEQKLLRYLDNAQMEMLHRTLKSCLDNVTFIMQEDSIQDIFEYSNMELIDKFIASKEIEGCSKRTTQYYKSTLVMLENRTDIHFTHMTTDHLRTYLTDYQKINNCSKVSIDNIRRNLSSFFSWLEEENYILKSPMKRIHKIKTDKVIKETLSDESLECLRDSCDNLRDLAIIDLLASTGMRVGELVNINIEDIDFENRECVVFGKGNKERPVYFDARTKIHLKNYLKSRTDDNPALFVSLDKPFNRLQISGVEIRLRNLGRRLGIHRVHPHKFRRTVATRAIDKGMPIEQVQSLLGHSQIDTTMHYAMVNQNNVKESHRKFVA, via the coding sequence ATGAAAGAAACTATTATTAAAGAAATTGAACAGAAATTGTTACGTTATCTAGACAATGCACAGATGGAAATGTTACATAGAACATTAAAGTCTTGTCTGGATAACGTAACTTTTATTATGCAGGAAGATAGTATTCAGGATATTTTTGAATATTCTAATATGGAACTCATAGATAAGTTTATTGCATCTAAAGAGATAGAAGGATGTTCAAAAAGAACAACTCAATACTATAAGTCTACTTTAGTAATGTTGGAGAATAGAACAGATATACATTTCACACATATGACTACAGATCATTTAAGAACATATCTCACTGATTATCAGAAGATAAACAATTGTTCTAAGGTAAGTATTGATAATATAAGAAGAAATCTAAGTAGTTTCTTTTCTTGGCTAGAAGAAGAAAACTATATTCTTAAGAGTCCTATGAAAAGAATTCATAAGATAAAGACAGATAAAGTGATTAAAGAAACTTTATCTGATGAGTCTTTAGAGTGTTTAAGAGATAGTTGTGATAATTTAAGAGACTTAGCTATTATTGATTTGTTGGCTTCTACAGGTATGAGAGTAGGAGAACTAGTGAATATTAATATAGAAGATATAGATTTTGAGAATAGAGAATGTGTTGTGTTTGGTAAGGGAAATAAGGAAAGACCTGTATACTTTGATGCAAGAACAAAAATACACTTAAAGAATTATCTAAAGAGCCGAACAGACGATAATCCAGCATTATTCGTCTCTTTAGATAAACCTTTTAATAGATTACAGATCAGTGGTGTAGAGATAAGATTAAGGAATTTAGGTAGACGTTTAGGTATTCATAGAGTACATCCACATAAGTTTAGAAGAACAGTAGCTACTAGAGCTATAGATAAGGGAATGCCTATTGAACAGGTACAGAGTTTATTAGGTCATTCACAGATAGATACGACTATGCATTATGCTATGGTTAATCAGAATAATGTAAAAGAGTCACATAGAAAGTTTGTGGCTTAA
- a CDS encoding SAP domain-containing protein gives MPTCDSLYPHEVLVLSYASYYCTFGNKFPKFWSYEYGIKDVQSILSKLEKDGFIEIDFSANRLTKKKISELKPVLQSHGLKASGKKSEMIERILENISEEELDILFPEKPYKYTSKGEALLKKYEWIPYIHNHKIKGLDIWTLTEKVQTPPYRNYRDKIWQYFNEECIKYIESRDFGLYRNVKLEMGNFLVEEHNEKGAFKLFCEVIAYDLSGLCNGFSMDYLSIYSETFFPYEKSIVTMAPAITKRIKNMSDDFGWSEKELISNLLKEISAIKLPFTIFIPKEKVEIVIAEINDDKSTLESIYNTGAKRFKRQYRI, from the coding sequence ATGCCTACTTGTGATTCCTTATATCCACATGAAGTTCTTGTTCTAAGCTATGCAAGTTATTATTGTACATTTGGTAACAAGTTTCCAAAATTCTGGTCTTATGAATATGGAATTAAGGATGTTCAATCAATTCTTTCAAAACTTGAAAAGGATGGTTTTATAGAAATAGATTTTTCAGCAAACAGACTTACAAAGAAAAAGATATCTGAGTTAAAACCCGTTCTTCAGTCTCATGGATTAAAAGCGTCAGGAAAAAAGTCAGAAATGATTGAACGTATTCTAGAAAATATTTCAGAAGAAGAACTAGATATCTTATTTCCTGAAAAACCATATAAATATACATCAAAAGGGGAAGCGTTGTTGAAAAAATATGAATGGATTCCTTATATACATAATCATAAAATTAAAGGTCTGGATATATGGACTCTTACAGAAAAAGTACAAACACCTCCCTATAGAAACTATCGTGATAAAATCTGGCAATATTTCAATGAAGAATGTATCAAGTATATTGAGAGTAGAGATTTTGGACTTTATAGAAATGTTAAATTAGAAATGGGAAATTTTCTTGTTGAAGAACATAATGAAAAAGGCGCCTTTAAATTGTTTTGTGAGGTAATTGCATATGATTTAAGTGGATTATGCAATGGTTTTAGTATGGATTATTTATCTATATATAGTGAAACCTTTTTTCCTTACGAAAAATCAATTGTAACAATGGCACCGGCAATCACAAAAAGAATAAAAAATATGAGTGATGACTTTGGATGGAGTGAAAAAGAATTGATTTCAAATTTGTTAAAAGAAATCTCAGCTATCAAACTTCCATTTACTATTTTTATTCCAAAAGAGAAGGTTGAAATAGTCATTGCTGAAATAAATGATGACAAATCA
- a CDS encoding restriction endonuclease subunit S, translating to MEYVKLEEICTIVSGGTPSRSKPNYWNNGNIPWIKIKDMKSKYIDSAEEFITEEGLNNSSTKMLKRDTILYSIFATLGEVGILKIDACTNQAIAGLSLKEDSNILKEYLYYYLKSKKKDVNNLGRGVAQNNINLSLLRKFKIPVIPLRQQKKIIEVLDNVSSTINNYERELALLDELVKARFVEMFGRPTDKITRYPKVKIGNLIKEGKASIKAGPFGSSLKKEFYVKKGFKIYGQEQVIKNDPTFGDYYINEDRFNSLKSCEVHAGDILISLVGTCGKTMIMPENFEPGIINPRLLKIAFDAEFIIPIYFKYFFGSDDLQKILNSASGHSTMNVVNAGMLKNVELIMAPIELQNQFASFVEEVDKSRLRELLAIKQIKLLLNDLWFLFY from the coding sequence GTGGAATATGTAAAACTTGAAGAAATATGTACAATTGTATCTGGGGGAACTCCTTCTAGATCAAAGCCTAATTATTGGAATAATGGAAATATACCTTGGATAAAAATTAAAGATATGAAATCGAAGTATATAGATTCTGCTGAAGAATTTATAACAGAAGAAGGTTTAAATAACTCTTCTACAAAAATGTTAAAACGTGATACTATTTTATATTCGATATTTGCAACATTAGGAGAAGTTGGAATTTTAAAAATCGATGCATGTACAAACCAAGCAATAGCAGGATTATCTTTAAAAGAAGATTCGAATATTTTAAAAGAGTATTTATATTATTATTTGAAATCAAAAAAGAAAGATGTAAACAATCTAGGTAGAGGAGTTGCTCAGAATAATATTAACTTATCTTTACTTCGAAAATTTAAAATTCCAGTGATTCCTTTGCGTCAGCAAAAGAAAATCATCGAAGTGTTAGATAACGTTTCTAGTACTATAAATAATTATGAAAGAGAACTAGCACTATTAGATGAATTGGTCAAAGCCCGATTTGTGGAGATGTTTGGTCGTCCAACGGATAAGATAACAAGATATCCAAAAGTCAAAATAGGTAATTTGATAAAAGAAGGAAAAGCTTCAATTAAAGCAGGACCTTTCGGCTCATCTTTAAAAAAAGAATTTTATGTAAAAAAGGGCTTTAAAATATATGGACAAGAACAAGTGATAAAAAATGATCCTACTTTTGGAGATTATTATATTAATGAAGATAGATTTAACAGTTTAAAAAGTTGCGAGGTTCATGCAGGAGATATACTGATAAGTTTGGTAGGTACATGCGGAAAAACAATGATTATGCCAGAGAATTTTGAACCTGGGATAATCAATCCACGTCTGTTGAAAATAGCATTTGATGCAGAATTTATTATTCCAATATATTTCAAATATTTTTTTGGAAGTGATGATTTACAAAAAATACTGAATTCAGCATCTGGACATTCGACTATGAATGTAGTGAATGCAGGCATGCTCAAAAATGTAGAACTTATAATGGCACCAATTGAACTCCAAAATCAGTTCGCATCATTCGTAGAAGAAGTCGATAAATCAAGGTTACGTGAACTATTAGCAATAAAACAAATTAAGTTACTATTGAACGATTTATGGTTTTTATTTTATTAG
- a CDS encoding IS1/IS1595 family N-terminal zinc-binding domain-containing protein — protein sequence MITENQVKNYLRSKDKDYVNKLIESLYEQDDEDIDPSHKACPICGSVHFKKNGKDKNRHQRYICLDCHKSFSDRTNTLFYWSHFTLDQWLHFIELELYKMPLEGEAQVLETSKTTCFYMRHKLYHAASEIMGHQKLSGEVEIDTQYKSINLKGTRPQNMPRYSKKRGKQAAYRGISHHKVAIVCATDENDHMMMQVSGLGSESFDKYKANKDYFKDVEEFISDSKASIQQFANYLEAVNNKIKTSPLEKRYLTDDGKSLGAVNEMMTEVSSMIQTTRGVGTRYIQGYLDFLLLKKQAKYTFKRKEMASEILRMMMDTEAFSNEMVRATPMPISLKEAYYEYRYGIFAE from the coding sequence ATGATAACTGAAAACCAGGTAAAAAACTATTTAAGATCTAAGGATAAGGATTATGTAAATAAACTTATCGAATCATTATATGAACAGGATGATGAAGACATTGATCCATCTCATAAGGCATGCCCTATATGTGGTTCAGTCCATTTCAAGAAGAATGGAAAAGATAAGAACAGACATCAGAGATATATCTGTCTTGACTGTCACAAGTCTTTTAGTGATAGAACCAACACCTTATTCTACTGGTCTCATTTTACTTTGGACCAGTGGCTTCACTTCATTGAACTGGAACTATATAAAATGCCTCTAGAGGGTGAGGCTCAAGTCTTAGAGACAAGCAAGACGACCTGCTTCTATATGCGTCATAAACTTTATCATGCAGCATCTGAAATCATGGGTCATCAGAAATTATCTGGTGAAGTTGAAATAGATACACAGTATAAAAGTATAAACCTAAAGGGAACACGTCCTCAAAATATGCCTAGATACTCAAAGAAAAGAGGTAAACAGGCTGCATATAGAGGAATATCTCATCACAAGGTTGCCATTGTCTGTGCTACAGATGAAAATGATCATATGATGATGCAGGTATCAGGTCTTGGAAGTGAGTCATTCGATAAATATAAAGCGAATAAAGACTACTTTAAGGATGTGGAAGAGTTCATATCAGATTCAAAGGCAAGCATACAGCAGTTTGCCAACTATCTTGAAGCAGTAAACAATAAGATAAAGACATCTCCTTTAGAGAAGAGATATCTTACTGATGATGGTAAATCATTAGGAGCTGTCAATGAGATGATGACAGAAGTAAGCTCAATGATACAGACAACAAGAGGCGTTGGCACCAGATACATACAAGGTTATCTAGATTTCCTGCTTCTTAAGAAGCAGGCTAAGTATACATTCAAGAGAAAGGAAATGGCATCTGAGATTCTAAGAATGATGATGGATACTGAGGCTTTCAGTAATGAAATGGTAAGAGCTACACCTATGCCTATTTCACTTAAGGAAGCATATTACGAATATCGTTATGGTATATTCGCTGAATAA